The Leptospira paudalimensis region CATTGACAAAGATTGTAGTTGGGTAAGCAGAAATCCTCCATTCTTTTAACATTCGGTAATCTGCAGTGTAAATCGGGTAAGTTGATTCTGAAGAAAGGTGGGAGAGGATTTCTTTGGTCTCTTCAGAATCTTCCGATTCCAAAACAGACAAAAACATGGTTTCTTTTGGTAAAAATTTTAAATTGGCTTCAAGGATTGGTGTGTAGGCTTTGCATACAGTACACCAAGTTGCCCAGAAATACACCACCTTGGGGTGGCCTTTCCAGGAACTTGCTTCCGTTGGGGTTGTTGCTAGAGCCTCAATGGGAATGGATGGATTTGTGTCCCTAGCCTTAAAATAAGCAAATCCTAAGGTTGCGGAAAAAAAGAAAACAAAGGCAAACACCACTTTCCAGCCATAAGGCAACTGTTTCCAAATTTTCATCTCTATTGGTAGACTGGCAGATGGCTCGATATGTTCCCAAACATCAAAAATAAGATGAGGACAAGCCAAATGACACCAGAGACGAGCACACTCACATCGGTGAGAATGGCTCTTGTGGGGTTATGCCCCATATTCTTGATGTAAATGATATAAAGGGAACGAAAGATCGCATACACAACAATGGGGACTGTATACACCATATAAGGAGTTCCTAAACTTTTAGCGGTATCGGGACTCACCGTATACATAACATAACTCACAAGTGTTAAGGTTGCTACAACAGCCATCATCAAATCTAAAAATTCAATTGAGTATTCTTCCAAAATTTTTCGGTGTTTACCAGCATCGGTTTTCAGAATATTAATTTCCCCTCTCCGTTTGGAAAATCCCCAAAAGAGAGCGAGCATAAAAGTACAGAGTAATAACCAATGAGAAAATTCAACACCGATGACAATGGCACCAGCGATGGCCCGAAGTACAAACCCAATTGAGATACTCATTACATCTAAAATTACAATGTGTTTTAATACCTTACTATA contains the following coding sequences:
- a CDS encoding decaprenyl-phosphate phosphoribosyltransferase is translated as MIYLYIKLMRIPQWIKNIILFAGLIFSKRIFDVPSFTKVCLAFLFFSLVASCQYVFNDFLDQKEDAKHPEKKHRPLASGDLDSGIALAITGVILPIALIGSYKLSPVFFYLTIFYLLFNMLYSKVLKHIVILDVMSISIGFVLRAIAGAIVIGVEFSHWLLLCTFMLALFWGFSKRRGEINILKTDAGKHRKILEEYSIEFLDLMMAVVATLTLVSYVMYTVSPDTAKSLGTPYMVYTVPIVVYAIFRSLYIIYIKNMGHNPTRAILTDVSVLVSGVIWLVLILFLMFGNISSHLPVYQ
- a CDS encoding TlpA family protein disulfide reductase yields the protein MKIWKQLPYGWKVVFAFVFFFSATLGFAYFKARDTNPSIPIEALATTPTEASSWKGHPKVVYFWATWCTVCKAYTPILEANLKFLPKETMFLSVLESEDSEETKEILSHLSSESTYPIYTADYRMLKEWRISAYPTTIFVNANGKVVFADSGILSPIGFWIRSFLLRFF